The Platichthys flesus chromosome 10, fPlaFle2.1, whole genome shotgun sequence genome includes a window with the following:
- the hhipl1 gene encoding HHIP-like protein 1 — translation MRLCNGKALRPLWLSPIGVLCFSMLWVAPVMLHPQCLDFKPPFRPLRELEFCVMYKEFGCCDYQKDQELMARFYQVMDHFDYYGYANCAGFVLELLCQECSPYAAHLFDAEDPSTPVHTIPGLCQDHCFQFWKKCSSAIPFLSDDPHIAKVKEDQALFCQYVGLGDVDYCYPHLLSNQKLTQNLGRVQSDSDGCLQLCLEEVANGLRNPLAMVHANDGTHRFFVAEQVGLVWTYLPDRSKLLRPFLNITKAVLTSSWEGDERGFLGLTFDPKYKYNGKLYVYYSVEVGFDERIRISEFRVSANDMNLVDHTSERVILEIDEPASNHNGGQLLFADDGYLYIFTGDGGMAGDPFGKYGNAQNKSALLGKALRIDVDDNERGPLYRIPPDNPFIHKRGARPEIYAYGVRNMWRCSVDRGDPRTKEGKGRIFCGDVGQNKFEEIDIIEKGRNYGWRAKEGFSCYDKKLCANSSLDDVLPIYAYSHKMGKSVTGGYVYRGCENPNLNGMYIFGDFMSGRLMSLQEDRNTGQWKYNEICMGMGRTCAFPGLINNYHQYIISFAEDEAGELYFMSTGIPSATSPSGVVYKVVDPSRRAPPRQCHYDPLPVRVKSPLIKFVPQESLIRVEPSSEKIQEPQPTESHDWLQELIDHLGVPGPHLATPLPTTTKPPRQSRRKGRRRKDKSRVETAPELQSGMVRLVGDEQGRDDRGRVEIYINREWGTVCDDLWTTKNAAVVCRQLGFQYALKAAKNSEFGEGTDLRILLDDVQCEGTESSLLDCKHAGVGTNNCAHYEDAGVICGNSDYVVEV, via the exons ATGCGGCTGTGTAACGGGAAAGCCTTGCGTCCTCTTTGGCTCTCTCCAATCGGCGTCTTATGTTTTTCGATGCTGTGGGTCGCCCCTGTGATGTTACACCCGCAGTGTTTGGATTTTAAGCCTCCCTTCCGACCGCTGAGGGAGCTCGAGTTTTGCGTCATGTATAAGGAGTTTGGTTGCTGTGATTATCAGAAGGACCAGGAGCTGATGGCCAGGTTCTATCAAGTTATGGACCATTTTGATTATTACGGATACGCAAACTGTGCGGGCTTCGTCCTGGAGCTGCTGTGCCAG gAATGTTCTCCCTATGCAGCTCACCTCTTTGATGCAGAGGACCCGAGCACCCCGGTCCACACCATCCCTGGCCTCTGTCAGGACCACTGCTTCCAGTTTTGGAAAAAGTGCAGCTCTGCCATCCCCTTCCTGTCAGATGACCCACACATAGCCAAAGTCAAAGAAGATCAGGCACTTTTCTGCCAGTATGTTGGGCTAGGCGACGTGGACTACTGCTACCCACACCTCCTCAGCAACCAAAAGCTCACTCAGAATCTGGGTCGAGTTCAGTCAGACTCAGATGGCTGTCTGCAGCTGTGTCTGGAAGAAGTGGCCAATGGTCTGCGGAACCCACTAGCCATGGTCCATGCTAACGACGGCACACATCGTTTTTTTGTGGCAGAACAGGTGGGCTTGGTATGGACTTACCTTCCAGACCGGTCCAAATTGCTGAGGCCATTTTTGAACATTACCAAGGCAGTGTTAACATCATCATGGGAAGGAGACGAGAGAGGCTTTCTAGGACTCACTTTTGACCCCAAGTACAAGTACAATGGAAAGCTGTATGTGTATTACTCAGTGGAGGTGGGTTTTGATGAAAGGATCAGGATCAGTGAGTTCCGTGTATCTGCCAATGACATGAATTTAGTGGATCACACCTCTGAGCG GGTTATTCTGGAGATCGATGAGCCTGCATCCAACCACAATGGAGGGCAACTGCTCTTTGCAGATGATGGTTACTTGTACATTTTCACAGGTGACGGTGGAATGGCAGGAGACCCATTTGGGAAATATGGGAATGCTCAGAACAA GTCAGCTCTCTTGGGTAAAGCTCTTCGCATTGATGTGGATGACAATGAGAGAGGCCCATTGTACAGAATCCCTCCAGATAACCCCTTCATACACAAAAGAGGAGCTCGACCTGAGATTTATGCTTATGGTGTCCGGAATATGTGGAGGTGCTCGGTGGACCGGGGTGATCCTCGAACGAAAGAAGGAAAGGGAAGAATCTTCTGTGGGGACGTAGGCCAGAACAAGTTTGAAGAGATTGACATCATAGAGAAAGGGCGGAACTATGGATGGAGAGCTAAAGAGGGCTTCTCCTGCTATGATAAGAAACTGTGTGCCAACAGCTCACTAG ATGATGTCCTGCCTATTTATGCATATTCGCACAAGATGGGAAAATCAGTGACTGGAGGTTACGTATACCGTGGCTGTGAAAACCCCAACCTGAATGGCATGTATATATTTGGAGACTTCATGAGCGG ACGTTTGATGAGTCTGCAGGAGGACAGAAACACAGGGCAGTGGAAATACAACGAGATCTGTATGGGGATGGGCCGGACTTGCGCCTTCCCTGGACTCATAAACAACTACCACCAGTACATCATCTCCTTTGCTGAAGATGAAGCAG GCGAGCTGTACTTCATGTCCACTGGAATACCAAGTGCTACGTCACCTTCAGGAGTCGTTTATAAAGTGGTGGATCCCTCAAG ACGTGCTCCACCGAGACAGTGTCACTATGACCCTCTACCTGTCAGAGTAAAAAGTCCTCTCATCAAATTTGTTCCGCAGGAAT CATTGATTCGAGTTGAGCCATCAAGCGAAAAAATCCAAGAGCCACAACCCACAGAATCACATGACTGGCTCCAAGAGCTCATTGACCATCTAGGTGTACCAGGACCACACCTGGCCACACCTCTACCAACGACCACCAAACCACCCAGACAGTCAAGACGGAAAGGTCGGCGCAGGAAGGACAAATCCAGAGTAGAAACTGCACCAGAGCTCCAGAGTGGAATGGTAAGGCTGGTTGGAGACGAACAAGGTCGCGATGACCGTGGAAGGGTGGAGATCTACATTAACAGGGAGTGGGGCACTGTGTGTGACGACCTATGGACCACCAAGAATGCTGCTGTGGTTTGCCGGCAGCTGGGCTTCCAATACGCTCTGAAAGCAGCCAAGAACTCAGAGTTTGGTGAGGGGACTGATCTGCGGATTCTTCTGGATGATGTTCAGTGTGAAGGGACAGAGTCTAGCCTGCTGGACTGCAAACACGCCGGCGTTGGGACAAATAACTGTGCCCACTATGAAGATGCCGGGGTGATCTGTGGCAACTCAGACTATGTTGTTGAAGTCTAA